In a single window of the Deinococcus aetherius genome:
- a CDS encoding DNA-formamidopyrimidine glycosylase, with translation MPELPEVETTRRKIEPLLAGRTILSVTHDAPHRYRDTHLAHGRRVSGLSRRGKYLMLHLAASDAREGDPHDLEFIVHLGMTGGFRLEEGPHTRVTVETDVGKLYFHDPRRFGKMAVVPAGEYGGMPTLSGMGPEPLSDEFREEEFARLAATCGAVKPWLLSQKPVSGVGNIYADESLWRARIHPAQTRLTREEAGRLFHAIREVMHEAVEAGGSSLGDGLGNYRQHDGEAGAFQVRHRVYGQTGKPCPRCGTPIEKIVLAQRGTHFCPHCQQLRGEEGR, from the coding sequence GTGCCGGAACTGCCCGAGGTCGAGACCACGCGCCGCAAGATCGAGCCGCTGCTCGCGGGGCGCACCATCCTCAGCGTCACGCACGACGCGCCGCACCGCTACCGCGACACGCACCTCGCGCACGGGCGGCGGGTCAGCGGCCTCTCGCGCCGGGGCAAGTACCTGATGCTGCACCTCGCGGCCTCGGACGCCCGGGAGGGAGACCCCCACGACCTCGAATTCATCGTCCACCTGGGGATGACGGGCGGCTTCCGGCTGGAGGAGGGGCCGCATACCCGGGTGACCGTGGAGACGGACGTGGGGAAGCTCTACTTCCACGACCCCCGCCGCTTCGGCAAGATGGCGGTCGTGCCCGCCGGGGAGTACGGCGGGATGCCGACCCTCTCCGGGATGGGGCCGGAGCCGCTGTCGGACGAGTTCCGGGAGGAGGAATTCGCCCGCCTCGCCGCGACCTGTGGGGCCGTGAAGCCCTGGCTCCTCTCGCAGAAGCCCGTGAGCGGCGTGGGCAACATCTACGCGGACGAGAGCCTGTGGCGGGCCCGGATTCACCCCGCCCAGACCCGCCTCACCCGCGAGGAGGCCGGGCGCCTCTTCCACGCGATTCGCGAGGTGATGCACGAGGCGGTCGAGGCGGGCGGCAGTTCCCTCGGCGACGGCCTGGGCAACTACCGCCAGCACGACGGGGAGGCGGGCGCCTTCCAGGTGCGCCACAGGGTCTACGGGCAGACGGGGAAACCCTGCCCGCGCTGCGGCACGCCGATT
- a CDS encoding pyroglutamyl-peptidase I: protein MPTLLLTGFEPFHTHPANPSAQAAEALDGLTVGRARVVSALLPVEPHAAAATLRPLLDTHQPDAVLLTGLAAGRPHATVERVALNVMDFNIPDNAGQVYRDHPAHEDPGAPPAYLSTLPLRAVVDAWREAGIPGSISNTAGLYVCNFVLYYALDHLSHSGRAHVPCGFLHVPANAQVALAVPEDRPALPYLPQDEITRAVRVALEVVGRGL from the coding sequence ATGCCCACGCTCCTCCTCACCGGCTTCGAGCCCTTCCACACCCACCCGGCCAATCCCAGCGCGCAGGCGGCGGAGGCGCTGGACGGGCTGACGGTGGGCAGGGCGCGGGTCGTCTCGGCGCTCCTGCCCGTCGAGCCGCACGCGGCAGCGGCCACCCTGCGCCCCCTGCTGGACACGCACCAGCCGGACGCCGTGCTGCTGACCGGACTCGCGGCGGGCCGTCCCCACGCAACGGTCGAGCGGGTCGCCCTGAACGTCATGGATTTCAACATCCCCGACAACGCCGGGCAGGTATACCGCGACCACCCGGCCCACGAAGACCCCGGCGCCCCGCCCGCCTACCTCAGCACCCTGCCCCTGCGCGCCGTCGTGGACGCCTGGCGGGAGGCGGGTATCCCGGGGTCCATCAGCAACACCGCCGGGCTGTACGTCTGCAACTTCGTGCTCTACTACGCCCTCGACCACCTAAGTCACTCGGGCCGGGCCCATGTGCCCTGCGGGTTCCTGCACGTCCCGGCCAACGCGCAGGTCGCCCTGGCCGTGCCGGAGGACCGCCCCGCCCTGCCCTACCTGCCACAGGACGAGATCACGCGGGCGGTGCGGGTGGCGCTGGAGGTGGTGGGACGTGGGTTGTAG
- the ppk1 gene encoding polyphosphate kinase 1, which produces MTVRAEKPVSPPPEPPAPPPARRQRKAARQEAAGGAPRTLSTVANPESTFLNRELSWLAFNERVLAEARDERNPPLERLKYAAICGSNLDEFFMVRVAGVHRQIAAGVFTPSPDGLQPRETLRLVRERTHTMLREIEKATRATLKVLAAHGVRLVRVADLGKRARAALREHYLTQIQPVLTPLVVDPSHPFPYLSNLSLNLAVLLDSGEGEEPDFARVKVPVGVLPRIVPVGDALLLLEDVIAAHLGDLFKGRTVLAAHVFRVTRNTDYEFEEEEAEDLLATIEDGLRRRRFGSAVRLEMMGDTPPGIVTFLQERLGLAREDVFILDGPLGTADLMGFPAERPDLSFPPYVPAVPDLDGDDDEGIFSTLRQSDVVLHHPYDGFTNVLNFLEEASRDPQVLAIKQTLYRTGDDPRLLGALRTAAENGKQVVALIELKARFDEQRNISWARKLERAGAHVVYGMAGLKTHAKVTLVVRREEGGLRRYVHIGTGNYNPKTARLYTDLSLLSADPDLGADAAELFNHLTGYAEAGYSRLLVAPDTARSGFEALLGREVEHAQAGHDAWARVKVNQLTDPALIEALYRASRGGVRVELIVRGVCCLRPGVPDLSETVRVHSLLGRYLEHARIYAFGNAGSPEVYFGSADWMSRNLDRRVEVIAPVLDDRHRDHFLHILETEWADQRGSWELSVDGVYQKLIGDFSAQQAFAEARHPG; this is translated from the coding sequence ATGACCGTCCGCGCCGAGAAGCCCGTTTCGCCCCCTCCCGAGCCGCCCGCCCCACCCCCGGCCAGGCGGCAGCGCAAGGCGGCGCGGCAGGAGGCCGCCGGAGGGGCGCCCCGCACCCTCAGCACGGTCGCCAACCCGGAAAGCACCTTCCTCAACCGCGAACTCTCCTGGCTCGCCTTCAACGAGCGGGTTCTGGCCGAGGCGCGCGACGAGCGCAACCCCCCGCTGGAGCGGCTGAAGTACGCGGCGATTTGCGGCAGCAACCTCGACGAGTTCTTCATGGTGCGCGTGGCGGGCGTCCACCGCCAGATCGCGGCGGGGGTCTTCACCCCCAGCCCCGACGGCCTCCAGCCCCGCGAGACCCTGCGGCTCGTCCGCGAGCGGACCCACACCATGCTGCGCGAGATCGAGAAGGCCACCCGGGCGACCCTGAAGGTGCTCGCCGCCCACGGAGTCCGCCTCGTGCGCGTTGCCGACCTGGGCAAGCGGGCGCGGGCCGCCCTGCGCGAGCACTACCTTACCCAGATTCAGCCCGTCCTCACCCCGCTGGTGGTGGACCCCAGCCACCCCTTCCCGTACCTGAGCAACCTCAGCCTCAACCTCGCCGTGCTGCTCGACTCGGGCGAGGGCGAGGAGCCCGACTTCGCGCGGGTGAAGGTGCCCGTGGGCGTGCTGCCGCGCATCGTGCCTGTGGGGGACGCGCTGCTACTCCTGGAGGACGTGATCGCCGCGCACCTCGGGGACCTCTTCAAGGGGCGCACGGTGCTCGCCGCGCACGTCTTCCGGGTCACGCGCAATACGGACTACGAGTTCGAGGAGGAGGAGGCGGAGGACCTGCTCGCCACCATCGAGGACGGGCTGCGGCGGCGGCGCTTCGGGTCGGCGGTGCGGCTGGAGATGATGGGGGACACGCCCCCCGGGATCGTCACCTTCCTGCAAGAGCGGCTGGGGCTGGCGCGCGAGGACGTCTTCATCCTCGACGGGCCGCTCGGGACCGCCGACCTGATGGGCTTTCCCGCCGAGCGGCCTGACCTGTCCTTCCCGCCCTACGTGCCCGCCGTGCCCGACCTCGATGGCGACGACGACGAGGGCATCTTCTCCACCCTGCGGCAGAGCGACGTGGTGCTGCATCACCCCTACGACGGGTTCACCAACGTCCTGAACTTTCTGGAGGAGGCCTCGCGCGACCCGCAGGTCCTCGCCATCAAGCAGACGCTCTACCGCACCGGGGACGACCCCCGCCTCCTCGGCGCCCTACGCACCGCCGCCGAGAACGGCAAGCAGGTCGTGGCCCTGATCGAACTGAAGGCCCGCTTCGACGAGCAGCGCAACATCTCGTGGGCGAGGAAGCTGGAGCGCGCCGGGGCCCACGTCGTCTACGGCATGGCAGGTCTGAAGACGCACGCCAAGGTCACCCTCGTCGTCCGGCGCGAGGAGGGGGGGCTGCGGCGCTACGTCCACATCGGCACCGGAAACTACAACCCGAAGACGGCGCGGCTCTACACCGACCTGAGCCTGCTGTCCGCCGACCCCGACCTCGGGGCGGACGCGGCCGAGCTGTTCAACCACCTCACCGGGTACGCCGAGGCCGGGTACAGCCGTCTCCTCGTCGCCCCCGACACCGCCCGCAGCGGCTTCGAGGCCCTGCTGGGGCGCGAGGTGGAGCACGCGCAGGCGGGGCACGACGCCTGGGCACGGGTGAAGGTCAACCAACTGACCGACCCCGCCCTGATCGAGGCCCTGTACCGTGCCTCGCGCGGGGGCGTGCGGGTGGAACTCATCGTCCGGGGCGTGTGCTGTCTGCGGCCCGGCGTCCCCGACCTCTCGGAGACGGTGAGGGTTCACAGCCTGCTGGGGCGGTACCTGGAGCACGCGCGCATCTACGCCTTCGGCAATGCGGGGAGCCCCGAGGTCTACTTCGGGAGCGCCGACTGGATGAGCCGCAACCTCGACCGCCGGGTGGAGGTGATCGCCCCCGTCCTCGACGACCGCCACCGCGACCACTTCCTGCACATTCTGGAGACCGAGTGGGCCGACCAGCGCGGCTCGTGGGAGCTGAGCGTGGACGGCGTGTACCAGAAGCTCATCGGCGACTTCAGCGCCCAGCAGGCCTTCGCGGAGGCCCGCCACCCCGGCTGA
- the fabF gene encoding beta-ketoacyl-ACP synthase II: MSVTGLKRVVITGVGPVTPIGTGAEAFAQAQRAGKSGIGLIDRFDTSNVASKIAGQVQGDLDEFVDPREARKLDRYVQLALAAAELAARDSGLSEEELRGERVGTVIGSGIGGVKTFEEQAGVLHSRGPGRISPMFIPMMIANMATGHIAMRYGSTGPSSTVVTACATGTGAVGDAARYIQLGLADVMLAGGTEAAVTPIAIGGFSNMKALSTRNDEPEKASRPFSASRDGFVLGEGAGVLVLEEYEKAKARGATIYAEIVGYGTSADAHHITMPAPEGRGAQVAMRMALATAGVNPEQVGYVNAHGTSTHFNDLHETQGIKHVFGEHAHHLAISSTKSMTGHLLGAAGAIEAIAVAQALRDGVLPPTINLTDPDPALDLDYIPEGAREARVEYALSNSFAFGGQNAALLFRRV; encoded by the coding sequence ATGAGCGTGACGGGACTCAAGCGGGTGGTGATCACGGGCGTGGGCCCGGTCACGCCCATCGGGACGGGGGCGGAGGCGTTCGCCCAGGCGCAGCGGGCGGGGAAAAGCGGGATCGGGCTGATCGACCGCTTCGACACCTCGAACGTGGCGAGCAAGATCGCGGGGCAGGTGCAGGGCGACCTCGACGAGTTCGTGGACCCCCGCGAGGCGCGCAAGCTCGACCGCTACGTGCAGCTCGCGCTGGCGGCGGCGGAACTCGCCGCGCGCGACAGCGGCCTGTCCGAGGAGGAGCTGCGCGGCGAGCGGGTCGGGACCGTGATCGGCAGCGGCATCGGCGGGGTGAAGACCTTCGAGGAGCAGGCGGGCGTGCTGCACTCGCGCGGCCCCGGGCGCATCAGCCCCATGTTCATCCCCATGATGATCGCCAACATGGCGACCGGCCACATCGCCATGCGCTACGGCTCCACCGGGCCCAGCAGCACCGTCGTCACCGCCTGCGCGACCGGGACGGGGGCCGTCGGGGACGCGGCGCGCTACATCCAGCTCGGCCTCGCCGACGTGATGCTGGCGGGCGGCACCGAGGCGGCGGTCACGCCCATCGCCATCGGCGGCTTTTCCAACATGAAGGCCCTGTCCACCCGCAACGACGAGCCGGAAAAGGCCAGCCGCCCCTTCTCCGCCAGCCGCGACGGCTTCGTGCTGGGCGAGGGGGCGGGCGTGCTCGTCCTGGAGGAGTACGAGAAGGCGAAGGCGCGTGGGGCGACCATCTACGCCGAAATCGTCGGCTACGGCACGAGCGCCGACGCGCACCACATCACCATGCCTGCCCCCGAGGGTCGCGGGGCGCAGGTCGCCATGCGGATGGCCCTCGCCACGGCGGGCGTGAACCCGGAACAGGTCGGCTACGTCAACGCCCACGGGACGAGCACCCACTTCAACGACCTGCACGAGACGCAGGGGATCAAGCATGTCTTCGGCGAGCACGCGCACCACCTCGCCATCAGTTCCACCAAGTCGATGACCGGGCACCTGCTGGGGGCCGCCGGGGCGATTGAGGCCATCGCCGTCGCGCAGGCCCTCAGGGATGGGGTGCTGCCGCCCACCATCAACCTAACCGACCCCGACCCGGCCCTCGACCTCGACTACATCCCCGAGGGGGCGCGGGAGGCGCGGGTGGAGTACGCGCTGAGCAACTCCTTCGCCTTCGGGGGGCAGAACGCGGCGCTGCTGTTCAGGCGGGTTTGA
- the acpP gene encoding acyl carrier protein, translated as MATFEDVKEVIVEKLGVDADKVTPEARFVEDLGADSLETVELIMGLEDRFGISISDEDAEQIRTVQAAVDYIGSKQ; from the coding sequence ATGGCAACATTCGAGGACGTGAAGGAAGTGATCGTCGAGAAACTCGGCGTGGACGCGGACAAGGTGACCCCGGAGGCCCGTTTCGTGGAGGACCTGGGTGCCGACAGCCTGGAGACGGTCGAGCTGATCATGGGCCTGGAGGACAGGTTCGGCATCAGCATCAGCGACGAGGACGCCGAGCAGATTCGCACTGTGCAGGCCGCCGTCGATTACATCGGCTCCAAGCAGTAA
- the fabG gene encoding 3-oxoacyl-[acyl-carrier-protein] reductase, whose protein sequence is MTQPQKIALVTGSSRGLGRAMALSLARAGFGVAVHYGRNQSEAERVGGDIRALGVPAQVFGADLSTPANAGTLVETVIKEMGRLDVLVNNAGITRDTLAVRMKDEDWDAVLDTNLGSAFAASRAAIKYMMRARTGRIINIASVVGLMGNPGQANYVASKAGLIGLTKALAKEYGGRGITVNAVAPGFIESDMTAGLPEDVQKTYLGGIPLGRFGQPGEVAALVAFLASDAAGYITGQVIGVDGGLYPH, encoded by the coding sequence ATGACCCAACCCCAGAAAATCGCCCTCGTCACCGGCTCCAGCCGGGGGCTCGGCCGCGCGATGGCCCTCTCGCTTGCCCGTGCGGGCTTCGGTGTAGCCGTGCATTACGGCCGGAATCAATCGGAGGCCGAGCGGGTGGGCGGGGACATCCGTGCCCTCGGCGTCCCCGCCCAGGTCTTCGGCGCCGACCTCTCCACGCCCGCCAACGCCGGAACGCTCGTCGAGACCGTCATCAAGGAGATGGGCCGCCTCGACGTGCTCGTGAACAATGCCGGGATCACCCGCGACACCCTCGCCGTCCGCATGAAGGACGAGGATTGGGATGCGGTCCTCGACACCAACCTGGGCAGCGCCTTCGCCGCCAGCCGCGCCGCCATCAAGTACATGATGCGAGCGCGCACGGGCCGCATCATCAACATCGCCTCCGTGGTGGGGCTGATGGGCAACCCGGGTCAGGCCAACTACGTCGCCAGCAAGGCGGGTCTGATCGGCCTGACCAAGGCCCTCGCCAAGGAGTACGGCGGGCGCGGCATCACCGTGAACGCCGTCGCCCCCGGCTTTATCGAGTCGGACATGACGGCGGGGCTCCCCGAGGACGTGCAGAAGACCTACCTGGGCGGCATCCCCCTGGGCCGTTTCGGCCAGCCGGGGGAGGTCGCCGCGCTCGTGGCGTTCCTGGCCTCGGACGCCGCCGGGTACATCACGGGGCAGGTCATCGGGGTGGACGGGGGGCTGTACCCGCACTGA
- a CDS encoding DinB family protein has product MTTLPTPQTREELLQALAQMQGEVVTYFRKLSPEEFTRGSAEEWSPAHHLHHLTLSNAPLSQALQIPRDRLGRRGGGRASRSYLDIRDRYREALAGGARASGRYVPDPQADQATLVEEYAGATAAVRTALAGWTDADLDRFALTHPVLGELSVREMLLFTLYHNQHHLGGVKASLEQA; this is encoded by the coding sequence ATGACCACACTGCCAACCCCCCAGACCCGCGAGGAACTTCTCCAGGCGCTCGCCCAGATGCAGGGGGAGGTGGTGACCTACTTCCGCAAGCTGTCCCCCGAGGAGTTCACGCGTGGCTCTGCCGAGGAGTGGTCCCCGGCCCACCACCTTCACCACCTGACCCTCTCGAACGCGCCGCTCAGCCAGGCGCTCCAAATTCCGCGCGACCGGCTGGGGCGGCGGGGCGGGGGCCGGGCCTCGCGCTCCTACCTCGACATCCGCGACCGGTACCGGGAGGCGCTGGCGGGCGGCGCGAGGGCCTCGGGCCGGTACGTCCCCGATCCGCAGGCCGACCAGGCCACGCTCGTCGAGGAGTACGCGGGGGCCACCGCCGCCGTCCGCACGGCGCTCGCGGGCTGGACCGACGCCGACCTCGACCGCTTCGCGCTGACCCACCCCGTCCTGGGCGAACTCAGCGTGCGCGAGATGCTGCTCTTCACCCTCTACCACAACCAGCACCACCTCGGCGGCGTGAAAGCCAGCCTGGAGCAGGCATGA
- the fabD gene encoding ACP S-malonyltransferase, protein MRVAAPNIAALFPGQGSHAVGMGADLAATFPEAEAVYAEAEQTLPGLRALIETGPLEELTLTANQQPALVAASVAAYRAWQAHTGLTPAFAAGHSLGEYSALVAAGTLGLADALRLTRRRGELMQEAVPVGVGAMSAVMGNPDVVREVCEGVRGVVQPANFNAPTQTVISGEQAAVDAAAAELKGRGLKVIPLKVSAPFHCALMQPAQDALTPDLRATTFGPLAFPVVANVTAEPNDDPAALPDLLARQITGSVRWVETIQRLADLGADTFVEFGPGTVLTGLVKRLLPDARTLNVGKSGDLG, encoded by the coding sequence GTGAGGGTCGCCGCCCCCAACATAGCGGCACTGTTTCCCGGCCAGGGCTCGCACGCCGTCGGCATGGGGGCTGACCTTGCCGCCACCTTCCCGGAAGCGGAGGCCGTGTACGCTGAAGCCGAGCAAACCCTTCCCGGCCTGCGCGCCCTGATCGAGACGGGCCCGCTCGAAGAGTTGACCCTCACCGCGAACCAGCAGCCCGCGCTCGTCGCCGCGTCGGTCGCCGCCTACCGGGCATGGCAGGCGCACACGGGCCTCACCCCCGCTTTTGCCGCCGGTCATTCCCTGGGCGAGTACAGCGCCCTCGTCGCCGCCGGAACGCTCGGCCTCGCGGACGCGTTGCGGTTGACCCGGCGGCGCGGCGAACTGATGCAGGAGGCCGTGCCCGTCGGAGTGGGGGCGATGAGTGCCGTGATGGGCAACCCCGACGTGGTGCGCGAGGTATGCGAGGGGGTGAGGGGCGTCGTGCAGCCCGCCAACTTCAACGCGCCGACCCAGACGGTCATCTCCGGGGAGCAGGCCGCCGTGGACGCCGCCGCCGCCGAACTCAAGGGGCGGGGCCTGAAGGTGATTCCCCTCAAGGTAAGTGCCCCCTTCCACTGCGCGCTGATGCAACCGGCCCAGGACGCTCTCACCCCGGACCTGCGGGCGACTACCTTCGGTCCCCTCGCCTTCCCGGTGGTGGCGAACGTGACCGCCGAGCCGAACGACGACCCCGCCGCCCTGCCCGACCTGCTTGCGCGGCAGATCACGGGGAGCGTGCGCTGGGTGGAGACAATTCAACGGCTCGCGGACCTGGGAGCGGACACCTTCGTCGAGTTCGGCCCCGGCACGGTCCTGACCGGCCTCGTCAAACGTCTTCTGCCCGACGCCCGGACCCTGAACGTGGGAAAATCGGGCGATCTCGGATGA
- a CDS encoding beta-ketoacyl-ACP synthase III, whose amino-acid sequence MTASPTPGSRPSIGITALGMYAPPTVVTNADFEARMDTSAEWIEARTGIRERRWAGEDEYTSDIGVRAVRDLLARDPDALEGVDLVICATASPDALFPSTAALIAGQVGLAGAGAFDLSTACSGFVYGLSMAHGLILGGTAQRVLVVGAEVLSKIIDKGDRGTAILFGDGAGAAVVGEVPEGYGFQDFVLGADSAGGPSLYARCVAPRLPGGFPMGEYAGMNGREVFKFAVRVLGDSGGQVLAKSGLSSADVDWVIPHQANIRIIEAACERVGLPMSKTVVNLGRYGNTSSATVPLALCEAVEDGRVRDGQQLLLVAFGGGLSWAASTMKWWGGAPSLRGRAEREAVTV is encoded by the coding sequence ATGACCGCCTCCCCGACTCCCGGCAGCCGTCCCAGCATCGGCATTACCGCCCTCGGCATGTACGCGCCGCCCACCGTCGTCACGAACGCGGACTTCGAGGCGCGCATGGACACGAGCGCCGAGTGGATCGAGGCCCGCACCGGCATCCGCGAGCGCCGCTGGGCGGGCGAGGACGAGTACACCTCCGATATAGGCGTGCGGGCCGTGCGCGACCTGCTCGCCCGTGACCCGGACGCTCTGGAGGGCGTGGACCTCGTGATCTGCGCGACCGCCAGCCCCGACGCCCTCTTCCCCTCCACGGCGGCCCTGATCGCCGGGCAGGTGGGGCTCGCGGGGGCAGGGGCCTTCGACCTCTCCACCGCGTGCAGCGGCTTCGTCTACGGGCTGAGCATGGCCCACGGGCTGATCCTGGGCGGCACGGCCCAGCGGGTGCTCGTGGTGGGGGCGGAGGTGCTGTCCAAGATCATCGACAAAGGCGACCGGGGCACCGCCATCCTCTTCGGGGACGGGGCGGGCGCGGCGGTCGTGGGAGAGGTGCCGGAGGGGTACGGTTTTCAGGACTTCGTGCTCGGCGCGGACAGCGCGGGCGGGCCGAGCCTCTACGCCCGCTGCGTGGCGCCGAGGCTGCCGGGCGGGTTCCCGATGGGCGAGTACGCGGGCATGAACGGGCGCGAGGTCTTCAAATTCGCCGTGCGGGTGCTCGGTGACAGCGGGGGGCAGGTGCTCGCCAAGAGCGGGTTGAGCAGCGCCGATGTGGACTGGGTGATTCCGCACCAGGCCAACATCCGCATCATCGAGGCGGCCTGCGAGCGGGTGGGCCTGCCCATGAGCAAGACCGTGGTGAACCTGGGACGCTACGGCAACACGTCGAGCGCCACCGTGCCCCTCGCCCTGTGCGAGGCCGTCGAGGACGGGCGCGTCCGGGACGGGCAGCAACTCCTCCTCGTCGCGTTCGGGGGCGGGCTGAGCTGGGCGGCCTCCACGATGAAGTGGTGGGGCGGCGCGCCCAGCCTGAGGGGACGGGCCGAGCGCGAAGCGGTGACGGTGTGA
- a CDS encoding S24 family peptidase, producing the protein MSKSTIEREFEGLQKTLASPNGPFNRLIAAYMRKHSLRKIEEFAAVSSIGETTLYNIVLGKKTASGKTQKTSVDTLKKLAETLNVPMHELLYMLEPDGFGHDKLEAHIPVVQVPVQVAGLVGAGKTQFTASDTEVFVEEDFARGRDLVAFKVYGNSMEGGKTPIHDGDVVIVNQLDKSLVGSAVVARISDDGYVCKRPLLGEGGRLQQLVSTNLDYEDPQFRIIGAERVEEVVGRVIRIVHDAV; encoded by the coding sequence GTGAGTAAGTCAACGATAGAGAGGGAGTTCGAAGGTCTTCAGAAGACGCTCGCCAGCCCCAACGGACCCTTTAATCGGCTCATAGCGGCCTACATGCGGAAACACAGCCTCCGCAAGATCGAGGAGTTCGCAGCGGTCAGTAGCATCGGGGAAACGACGCTGTACAACATCGTTCTTGGGAAGAAAACGGCGTCGGGCAAAACTCAGAAAACCTCGGTGGACACATTGAAGAAACTCGCCGAAACCTTGAACGTTCCCATGCACGAACTGCTCTACATGCTAGAACCTGACGGGTTCGGACACGACAAGCTCGAAGCCCACATCCCGGTCGTACAGGTGCCAGTCCAGGTAGCCGGGCTCGTCGGCGCCGGGAAGACGCAGTTCACGGCGTCGGACACCGAGGTCTTCGTGGAGGAGGACTTCGCGCGTGGGCGTGACCTCGTCGCCTTCAAAGTGTACGGAAACAGCATGGAGGGCGGAAAAACCCCCATCCACGACGGCGACGTGGTCATCGTGAACCAGCTCGACAAGAGCCTAGTCGGCTCGGCAGTAGTGGCCCGCATCTCGGACGACGGGTATGTCTGCAAACGGCCACTCTTAGGCGAGGGCGGACGGCTCCAGCAGCTCGTGAGCACCAACCTCGACTATGAAGACCCGCAGTTCAGGATCATTGGGGCCGAACGAGTGGAAGAGGTCGTGGGCCGAGTGATCAGGATCGTCCACGACGCCGTCTAA
- a CDS encoding helix-turn-helix domain-containing protein: protein MIADLVKERMRELGRSQAEIARLSGLSTGHVSDIVNGRKGAAVSLPTIQALARGLDVKADYFFSSGHSLKRVENTSSSTKKRAARGGASV, encoded by the coding sequence GTGATCGCTGATCTAGTCAAGGAGCGTATGCGTGAACTCGGGCGTTCGCAGGCGGAAATTGCCCGCCTATCCGGTCTCAGTACGGGTCACGTCTCGGACATCGTGAATGGAAGGAAGGGGGCGGCTGTTTCCCTTCCGACTATCCAGGCTCTCGCCCGGGGTTTGGACGTGAAGGCGGACTACTTTTTTTCGTCCGGTCACTCGCTTAAGCGAGTAGAAAACACGTCTAGCAGCACGAAAAAGCGAGCGGCCCGGGGGGGGGCGAGTGTCTAG